From the Planktothricoides raciborskii GIHE-MW2 genome, the window CTGCGAGATGTGGGAGAAGATGCTCGTCGGGGTCGCATCTACCTGCCTCTGGAGGAGTTAGCTTTATTTGACTACACAGAGCAGGATTTATTGAATGGTGTAGTTGATGAGCGTTGGCGGGAATTGATGCGGTTTCAAATTCAACGAGCTCGTAAGTTCTACGTTGAAGCCGAAAAGGGGATTAGTACACTAAGTCGGGATGCTCGTTGGCCTGTTTGGTCAGCGACGATGCTTTATAGCAAGATTCTTGATGCGATTGAAAAGAATCAGTATGACGTTTTTCGGAAGCGAGCCTTTGTTCCTACTCCAGGCAAAATTACTTGTTTACCCGTGGCTTGGTTAAGAGCACAAGCGCTCTAAGCTGACAAACAAGCTGACAAACAAATGGTTTGATCTATCTCGCATTTTTGAAAATCAGAGGGTCGGGTTTTTCCGGTAACTCTTTAGAAGAGTTGCCAACAGAAAACCACAAAAACCCCTCAAATCGGCAAACGGTTCCTGTTTCAGGATGTTTTTATCATCATCACCAAAGTAGCGCTTAATCACCTAAGTCTTTGAATAGTCTTAGCTGATTAAGCGCTACTTATTGCCTGGAAGAAATCACCCTCGTGATGGGAAAGTTCTGGTGGCGATCGCGGGTCTTGTCCCCGATGAATCTTGACCGATAGAAAAATTAGGGATTCATGGCTTGAGCCGCTAACATTTTTTTGAGTTTTTCTAGGTCAGCAGCCCAGCGGGGATCCGGCTGAATGGCTTCAGGTTCAGGAGTGGTCTGAGTATTTCGCCGAGTCTTGTTGTTGTTTCCGCCCCGACGAGAAGAAGAAGAAGCAGAAGAACTGGCCGGTGCTTTATTAGCCCGTGGCGCTGGTTGTTCTTCTGCTTCGCTTTCATTCTTTTTCTTGGCACGCGGTAATGCTTTCTCAATTTTCAGCGCACTGTCTTGAAAGATATGCCCGTTAAATTGTTCAATAATTTTATCGGCCTCTTCATCGTTTTTCACGGTGACAAAACCAAAACCGCGACATTTACCAGTTTTGCGGTCTTTAATGACCTTAGTGGTGACAGCGGTGCCGCAATCTGCAAAAACTGCCTCTAACTCTTGGCGTTCTATTTCCTTGGGCAAATTGCCAACATAAAGACGAATTGACATAAAAGTTATCTCCTTTGCTTGGATTTTGATTGATTTAGGGAAAAAACTTTAACCATTACTTGGGTGTAAGTCAGTGAATTTAGTCCTTTTTCTTGTAAAAATTTCCCATACACAGGCACCCCTCTTATCTATAAGAACATAAGGGGGATAATTTTCGCAAGTGGCGAATTTTTATGGTTGTAATAATACATTGAAAATTAAACGATCGCAAAATTTCTGTGCTTGATTTGCTTGACTTCACTCTGGAGCATTCCCGGCTGGTGAAAGGGCAAGATTCGGGATTAAGAATAGGAGTGAGTTGGTTCACAACTATTCACTGATTTGGTCACATACCAGTAATTTTATACCAGTAATTTTAGCAGTCAGGTTTTAATAAACCTATTCATTACTGCAATAGATGCTGGTGAAAGAAATCTATTGTTATGAGGCAATAGACTTTTGTAATTATAACAGAAATGAGCCTATTTTTTCCTTTGAGCTTTTTCGCTCATTTTTGGCAAATGCTGTTCATATTTTCAACTGAAGTCGTGTAATTATTACCACACTTAAGACCCAGAGAAGCATATTCTCCGATTTTTGATCCAGTTTGAAAAAATGATACAAGAATGTTTAGCCATCACAAAAGCAGCCTTGAATTTTTTTTTCGGTGTTTAATCATAAATCACTGAAACCCAGGATTTTTGTGTTCTGGGGCTGTCGCTATACGTTGCTTAGTCACTTAGCCTCAGAGATGACCACTCATCTGTCTGAGTAATGAGCCGGTTTTTTCCCAATCGACATCTTACCTTTGCGGTGAATGATGGTTGATGGATAATTTTGTGAATCAGCGGACTTGGCGAGTATTTGACCATGTTTAAACTTATCACATTATTTGGGAATTTTTCTAGGGATGATGCATATTTTTTGCCTGGGTGCGGAAAAATTTTATCCTGGATCGGCGTAAAAACCCAACGGATTCGTTAATTTCTCATTTTAATTGTGGGTAAACACTTAACCTGTAATTGTGGATCTGTGATGGATATGTAAACAGCCAGTCTTGACTGGTTATGGCTTCTAATCGATGTTTTCCCATAGGCTAATAATCAATGGTGCGATCCTGAATTGGCTGCAAAAGCTTTGATATCTGTACTCTTCGAGCCTAGATTTAGGCATGGGGGGACACAGCGGGGAATTTTGTTAAAAATTGTAACACTGTTTGGGAAAAAGTTAGTATTTTTGCTTGAAGTTGAGGGACAACTGGCCATGATGCTTAGAAGACCGCACCCCCTTGCAGGTTGAGATAAACTCCCCAAATAGCGGCGATCGCGGCTAAAATCGTAGACCAAATCGGATGTCCCCCTGGGAAAGACAATCGTGAGCGTTGACTTTCAGCGATCGTTTCCATATTTTCCACATCAACCCAGACGGTGGCGCCTCGGCGAAACCAGCCGGTGATTTTTACCTGAGAACCCACCAGGTCAATGGGACGATTTTGCAACGGCCAAAGATAGGCAAATGGGCCTAATTTGGCGAAACAGTGCAATTTGATCAGTCCCTCGGATGATTGCAAGATTAAATCTTGAGCTAAAGCATTGCTAATCCCAGAGCGCCCTAATAATTTCCCTTCTAGGTAAATAGGTTGACTATCGATGGGTAAGCTGGTGGGATTAGTCAGTAGTTCTGATAATTCAGGCAAAGAAGATGTGGGTGGGGGTAGATCGGGAAAGAATTGATTAATCCGCAGTAAGATTCCCATACTGATGCCAATGGGCAGACAACTGAGTAGAGTTATCCGATCGCCCCATAGCCAGGTGACTTGCTCTATGCCCAAAATCCCACCGATCCCACCAATTGCCCAAAAACCTAAGCCGATCGCCAAACCCAAGGGTAAGCCAAAAAAGGGGATTACTTGGAGGATAAACCTTTGAATTGCGGATTTTTCCAGTTTTCCTTTGGGGGAAGCCACAAAATCTAACTCCGGTTCTAGCTGCCAAAACTTAGCATATAACGAAAGAATATAGAGGCGATCGCCCAATAATAAATGAGAATTATTCAGGGTCATCCAGGGGCGCCAAGGGTTAGACCGCTCCCATGTGAGCAGATTTTCCCAAGAAGTCCGACCGGCACAACTGCCGAATGTCACCGCTTGTCGGACACCCACTGGGGTCAGCAGTTCCCATCCTTCTAATAACCCACTGGTTTCTCCGACCGTTTGAATATTTTCTGCCATACCGATGGCAATTTTTAATAAAGCTCTGGATAAGCCGTTGGGGTTGCCGGTGAGTTGGGCGGCTGCGCGATCGCTATGATACAGTCGCAACCGGGAAAGCCATAAAACTGGCCAACGCAATAGCCAATAAAACCCATAAGCAACGGAAGAAATTAGGGTGGCACAGACCGTCATAAACTGACCTTGAGAGGTGGAGACTTTTTCCCAGGGTTGACCATCCTTAGCCACTTGGAGATAAATACTGTAAGGAATCTGTAACAATAACATGGCCAAGGACATCAGGGGTAAAGTGCCACTGAGAATATGTCCTAATTCCCCGGCATAGATGGCGGCAATTTCATCCGGTTCTAGTTTTTCTAATAGTCCCCGACTGACGACGATTCGCGCAAACCGGGGTAAGCAACCTAATGAGATGGCCATTGGTGCATCGGTGGGTAATAGCCCCAGCTTGCATTGGGGAATATTTTGCTCACGGGAAAACTGGAGCAGTAATTTGGAGGCTTCGGGACTGCGATCGCTTAAAGTTTTCCAGGACAAGGGTTGCAGACCGTAGCACTTTTCCAGCAGTAAATCCATCAACCAGGGAGATGCCATGAATAACCCGATTAGACCGAGCAAAACTGTCCAAGTCTGGTCTTGATAAAACCATTGCACTGGCGAAAGCAAAGGCATTTTTAATAAAACATCATTTATTAGTAAGAAAGAAAACTCGACGAATTCGACCATGAGCCAAAATAGAGCGATCGCCGTGGTGACTTGCACTAGAAACAGTTGCCCTTGCTTCACTGGCTTCATTTTGCGCCAATTTTTTGCCCGTCCTGCTTGCCGCCAAGTAATTTCAGGGCTGGGGGCTGGGGGCTGGGTCTGGGTCAGACTCTGGGTCGGACTCGGATCCGCAGTCGGCGAATCCGATCCGTTTTGCATAAATCTGGGTTGCTGGGGAATTGGTGCCGCCGGTCGTGCAGGGGGCGGTGGGGGCGCCACAACCGAGACAGAATTTGGGGGCATATTCATCTTTGGCGGTAGGGGCGGTTTGGCCGGTCTTACCCCATTCGATAATCCTTGCCCCTTGAGTAAAGGAGATTTTGGCGGCGCTGGCGGTTTGGGAGGTCGCTTGACCCCAGACCCAGGGTTTTTAGGGGGCTGATTTTCTGTGGTGGGTTGAGATTTAGTTAATTTTCCCGAATTTGCCGGTCTGGGTAGGTTGCTGGGTTGAGGAGGTTTAGGGGTTACTGGCGCCGGAGATAAGGGGACAAAACCTGTCGGGTCTGCGGTGGGTGACGGGTTGACTGGGTTATTTGCCGGACTATTTGCCGGACTCTCAAAAGGCATAAAACCTGTGGGATCATTGATTAAGCCCGGATTCTTGTTTCCTGAATTGGGTGGCGGGGGGGATGCCGCTACGACATCCTGAGATGGGCTTAATTCCCGTAACTTGGCCATTGCCCATTTTTTCGCTGGGGCATTGGTTGTCGATTGGGTGTGAATCAGGGTTTGACAAAGTTGGCAAGCTTGATAGCGATCGCCTATCTGCTGATAAGCTTGCACCAAAGCGATCTGTGCCCGTAATCTTGTGGACTCGTGCAGTTCTGTTTCACAGATATTTTCTAAAGTGGCGATCGCGGTTTGGTAATCTCCTTGTTTTAAGGCTGCCAAACCAATCTCTAGATTAGAGTTGCCCATGATAATTAAGTTTCAGAATAATTAACAATTGATAATTAACAATTGTTAATTAAGAAATCATCAATTATCTTAATTATCAATTATCAATTATCAATTGTCAACTTACAAAGATTCTGGTTCTTGACCTGCCACCACTGGGGCTGTGGCATTCAGTTTTAATTCTGGATGGTCGCCTTGAACTTGATGTAAATTCCATTCGTTTTTAAACAGTAGCACGGGACGCCCCCAACTGTCTTTCACCGTGACGGTGTTAAACAAACGACCGACTTTATTTAAGGCTTCCCAACCATCCGCTACCCAACGGGCTACGGTAAAGGGCAACATTTCGATTCTGGTTTCGACCCCATATTCATTTTCCAGCCGAAACTGTACCACTTCAAACTGTAGCTGACCCACTGCTGCCAAAATGGGATCCCGTTTGGATTCGTCCGTAGAATACATAATTTGTACGGCGCCTTCTTCCCGTAATTCTGAAACCCCTTTGCGGAATTGCTTGAACTTGGAAGGGTTGGGATTTTTTAAATAGGCAAAGAGTTCGGGAGAGAAACAGGGGATCCCTTCGTATTCCAATTTTTCTCCAATATATATAGTGTCCCCAATGGCAAACATTCCCGGATTGTTCAGACCAATGGCATCCCCCGCATAAGCGACTTCGATGGATTCTCGGTCTTGGGCAAAGAGTTTCTGGGGACGAGATAACCGAATGCTTTTGCCGGTGCGAGCATGGCTGACAGTCATGTCTTTTTCAAATTTGCCGGTACAGACCCGCACGAAGGCCACGCGATCGCGGTGTTTGGGATCCATATTAGCTTGCAGCTTAAAGACAAAGCCGGTAAAGTTCGGGTGAGTGGGGGGAACGTCCCCAAGACTACTCCGACGTACCGTTGGTTTCAGGGCATATTCTAGAAAATTATCTAAAAAGAGCTTCACCCCAAAATTGGTTACAGCACTGCCAAAGAATACCGGAGTCATTTTGCCCGCATGAACCGCTTGCAGATCCAGTTCTGCTCCGAGTTCTTCGAGAATTTCCAGTTCTTCTTTCAGTTGATAATACAGTTCTTGTTCTAAGAGGTCTTCAATGCGCGGATCGCCGAGGTTGATTACGGTATCCTGGGCTTTTTTGCTGCCGTGGGCGGTGCGTTCAAATAAGTGAATCTGCCGACGCAGGCGATCGTACACTCCTTTGAAGCGATCGCCCATGCCAATTGGCCAGTTTACGGGATAGGTACTAATCCCCAGTTCTTTCTCAATTTCGTCCAGGAGTTCCAGAGGTTCCCTAGTCGGTCGATCCAGCTTATTCATAAAAGTGAAAATGGGAATTTCTCGCATCCGACAGACTTCAAACAGTTTCCGGGTCTGGGGTTCCAACCCTTTAGCGGCATCTTCCAGCATCACCGCATTATCCGCAGCGGCCAAAGTCCGGTAAGTATCTTCACTAAAATCTTGGTGACCGGGAGTATCCAGCAGATTTATATAATAGTTTTGATATTCAAACTGCAAAACTGTGGAGGTAATGGAAATTCCCCGTTGCTGCTCCATTGCCATCCAGTCTGAGGTAGCTTGCCGCTGGGCGCGTTTCGCTTTCACGGCTCCCGCTTCATTAATTGCCCCTCCGTAAAGCAACAGCTTTTCCGTTAAAGTCGTTTTACCGGCGTCGGGGTGGGAAATAATGGCAAAGTTGCGGCGTCTTTCTACTTCTTGTGCTATTTCTGTAATCAGTTCTTGGGTCATGCGGATACCTAGCTGGACATGGAGCATTACGCTATTCAAATTGTAGCAAAATTTCGCTTTTCGGTAAAATAAATTTTTAGCAAATTTTTTAGAATTAGTGATTTTTACAAAAAAATTAAATGAATTATCTTTTTTTGCTCGGATTAATTGGTTAAATTTTGATGTTAAAATTCACAAGACACTGTGACAATTATGCTGGAGCATCCATGAATATTATTCCCACGGAAATCCCAGATGTATTAATTATTGAACCCAAAGTTTTTGGGGATGATCGCGGATTTTTTTTTGAAAGCTTCAATGAGCGAGTGTTTGCGGAAACAACGGGCATTAAAACTCAGTTTGTCCAAGATAATCACTCGCGATCGGGCAAAAACGTCCTGCGGGGACTGCACTACCAAATTCAACAAACCCAAGGCAAATTACTCCGGGTGGTTGCCGGTGAGATATTTGATATTGCCGTAGATATTAGAAAAAGTTCTCCCACCTTTGGTCAATGGGTCGGTTGTCTGCTGAGTGGGGAAAATAAACGGCAATTTTGGGTGCCACCGGGTTTTGCCCACGGCTTTTTAGTGGTTTCCGACTCGGCGGATGTGTTGTACAAAGCCACGGACTACTACGCTCCCCAGTACGATCGCTGTATTCTCTGGAATGACCCTGATATTGGCATCGAATGGCCGTTAAATGGTGCCGAGCCAATTTTATCGGCGAAAGACCAAGTCGGTCAACGGTTAAATTCTGCGGAAGTGTTCCCATAAGTCACGGAATAACCGACATTTATGGACCGCTAGTGTAAGGACGAATAAGCAAAAATTAACAAACAAACCGGGACAGAAATGAAAATTTTACTCGCTGGGATTAACGGTCAACTTGGCCAAGAATTACACCCGATGTTGGTGAAATTGGGGGATGTCACCTGGGTCGATCGCGAAACCCTGGATTTATCGCAACCAGACATGATTCGTCAGGTAATCGCTGAGGTCAAACCGGATTTGATCGTCAATGCCTGCGCTTATACGGCAGTGGACAAGGCGGAAAGCGAACCGGATCTGGCGATGGCCGTGAATGGCTCTGGGGTGGGGATTTTAGCGGCAGAAGCCCTCAAACTGGGCGCCCGGTTGATTCATGTTTCTACGGACTATGTGTTTGATGGCAGCCAAAGTCATCCCTACCAAGAAACGGATCCTACTAATCCCATTGGGGTTTATGGTCGGTCTAAATTAGCGGGAGAAGAGGCCATTCAGCAAGTGGGGGGCGACTATATTATTGTCAGAACCGCTTGGGTCTATGGTGTCGGGGGAGTTGGCAATTTTGTTAAGACTATGCTGCGTTTGGGCAGTAGTCGGGACGAGTTGCGGGTGGTGACGGATCAAGTGGGCAGTCCCACTTGGGCGAAGGATTTGGCTGAGGTGATCGTCTGTATGATTCAAAATTCCCCAGAATCCGGGATTTACCACTATACCAATAGTGGGGTTTGTAGCTGGTATGATTTCGCGATCGCCATCTTTGAAGAAGCCAAAGCCCTGGGTTTTCCCTTGCAAGTGCAACGGGTGGTGCCCATTACCACCGCTGAATATCCCACCCCGGCAAAACGTCCCGCTTATTCCGTTCTTTCTCATCGCAAAATCTCTGCTGTTATCGGTACTCATCCCCCCCATTGGCGGCAATCATTGCGTCTTATGCTGAAAGATTATCAAGATAATTAACAATTGATAATTGATAATTGTTGTTGGGTAGGGATTCTTTTGTTGCTTGTTGGAAAGTTGTTTGGCTGCTCCAAATAACCACCAACTAACAACCACCAACCACTAAGCTGTTTATACTCTTTATTTTGGCAAAAAACATGAAAGCAATCATTCTTTCTGGGGGCAAAGGCACCCGGTTAAGACCGCTGACTTATTCTGGGGCAAAACAACTGGTACCCGTGGCGAATAAACCGATTCTTTGGTATGGAATTGAAAGCATTGTTGCCGCTGGAATTACGGACATTGGGATTATTATTAGTCCCGAAACTGGAGAAGAAGTTAAACAGGTGACTGGGAATGGCGATAGCTTTGGCGCCAAGATTACTTATATTCTCCAAGAACAACCCGCAGGATTGGCTCATGCAGTCAAAATCGCCCAACCTTTCTTAGGTGATTCTCCTTTTATTATGTATCTGGGGGATAACATTATTGAAGGCAGCGTTGACTCGTTTTTGACCCAGTTTAATCAGCAAAATCTTGATGCTTTAATTTTGTTGCGAGCAGTGTCTAATCCCAGCGCTTTTGGGGTAGCGAAAGTAGATGAAAAAGGTCGAGTTTTACAGTTAATTGAAAAGCCCAAGGAACCCCCGTCTAATTTAGCATTGGTAGGGGTTTATTTATTTTCTAGTGCTATCCATGAGGCGATCGCACAAATCAAACCTTCCGCCCGGGGTGAATTAGAAATTACCGATGCGATCCAGCGGTTAATTGACCTAGAAAAACCTGTAGAAGCTTGTACATTACAAGGTTGGTGGCTGGATACCGGGAAAAAAGATGACCTCCTCGAAGCCAATAGAATTATTCTCGATACGCAAATTACTCCTTCTGTAGAAGGGGAAATAGATGACCGGAGTCAAGTAATTGGCCGAGTCAAAATTGGCGCCGGAACCAAAGTAATCAACTCTTCCATCCGTGGCCCAGCAATTATTGGCGAAAATTGTTATTTAGAAAACTGTTTTATCGGCCCTTATAGCAGTATCGCCAATGAAGCAACCTTAATTGATGCTGACCTAGAACATAGCGTTATTTTACGCGGGGCAAAAATCGATCGCATTCAGCAACGTTTAGTCGATAGTGTGATTGGTCGTCGAGCCAATTTAACGGTTGCTTCTCGCCGTCCCAAAGCCTTACGATTTATGATTGGCGATGACTCTCAAGTAGAGTTATTTTAATTGTTGATTGTTGTTCGTTGATTGTTGTTCGTTGATTGTTGTTGGTTGATTGTTCCTCGTTCCCAGGCTCTGCCTGGGAATGCCTTCCTGGAGGCGCTGCCTCCCGATCTTTAAACAGCCCCCCATTCCTCCAGAGCAAAAAATCCGGCTTCTTCAGGAGGAGGGGGCGTTTCCCCGCATTGGACCCATGACTAATGCTAGAGTAAGTATTAGATGGTTACGGCAGTTTCATTTTAATCACAAAATCTTATGCTCAAACGGATCTACATTGATAATTTTCGCTGCTTGGTCAATTTTGAGCTTAATGTTGATGCAATTAATTTATTTCTCGGTGCTAACGGCTCCGGGAAATCAACGGTTTTTGAAGTATTGCAGAAAATTCAAGCATTTGTTAGCGGCGATCGCAAGATAGAAGGAATTTTTAAATCCTCAGATTGCACTCGTTGGCAAATTGCACCATTACAACGGTTTGAGTTAGAGATTATCGGCAATGGCGGCAGCTATAAATATGAGTTGGGGATTGGACATGAGCGCGATCGATGTCGGGTTGAATATGAGCGTTTGTGGTATGATAACCAGCCTTTACTAAAATTTGAGTTAGGCGAAGTTCAACTGTATCGAGACAATCATTCAGAAGGTCCTCAATACTCATTTGACTGGTCGCAGTCCATGCTGCCTTCGTTGATGCCAAGAAATGACAATACAAAGTTAACTTGGTTTAGAGAAAGAATCCAACGAATTATTATTGTCCGAATGATTCCTAGCTTAATGGCTGATGAAAGCAACCAAGAAGAAATGCGGCTAAATACCCAGATGGAAAATTTTGTTTCTTGGTATCGGTATCTTTCTCAAGACCAAGGCAAAGTCGCTGAAATCAGCAATGTTTTAAAAGATGTTCTGGATGGTTTCAACAGCTTTAAGTTTGAGCGAGTCAGCGAACAAAATCAAGTGTTAAAATTACGTTTAGCCGGTGGAAATAATAGTAACCAATTAATTGAATATCGGCTGGGAGAATTATCAGACGGTCAAAAAGCTTTAGTTGCTTTATATACGATGATTTATGGGACGCGATCAGAAGACTATACTTTATGTATTGATGAACCGGAAAACTTTTTAGCTTTGCCGGAAATTCAACCTTGGTTGATTCAGCTTTATGACTTTTGTAGTGAAAGAAAACTGCAAACTTTACTAATTTCTCACCATCCTGAGTTAATTAACTACCTTTTGGCTTCACCGATTGGTTATTGGTTTGACCGGCAAAGTAATGCCCCTGTAAGATTAAAAAGAATTAGTATTGAAGTGGCTGATAATTCTGGATTACCTGTTTCAGAATTAATTGCAAGGGGATGGTTGAATGAGCCAGCGTAGAGTTCAAATCGTTATCCTGTGTGAAGATAGACAGCAGGAAGTTTTTGCTCGTCATTTCCTAAAAATGCGAGGTTTTACTGGTATCATCAGAGCTAAAATTTGCCCTTTAGGTAGCCAATCAGGAGAACAGTATGTACGCAGTCAATACGCAGCAGAAGTCAAAGCCTATCGTCAGAATAGAAACCGGGTTGCGATTGGCTTAGTCGTGTTAATTGATGCAGATAAGGGAACATTACAAGAACGACTTAATCAGTTAGCAGATGCTCTTAGCGCAGATGCCCAACCAGACCGTCGATCAGATGAGGCGATCGCTATCTTTATTCCTAAACGCAATATTGAAACATGGATACATTATTTACAAGGAGAAGTTGTCAATGAGGAGCATAGTTATGTAAAATTTGAGAATAATGAGGCTTTTTGTAAACCAGATGTTGAGAAGTTAGCCGAGGAATGCCGCTCTCATAAATTATCGTCAAACGCACCGGAGTCTCTTCAGGCAGCTTGCGGGGAATTACAGCGTTTATTAATCCTATTAAAATAGTAATTGGTCAACCATGAATTAAACCAAAATATAAACAAAAAAAATAATAATTTAATTTATTACAGCTTTATTGATATAATTTATGACTGAAAATCAGGCTGAATCAAAACCATTTATCTACTTTTTGACCGTTAACTATTACTCATCAAAGTTAATTACCTCTCTTTTAGCATCTCTGGAAACACAAGCCAAAATACCCTATAAACTAATTATCGTAAATAATTCCCCGGATGATGCCGAAATTGAAGCATTAAATCAGGAAAAAACGGTAATTTTGCAGGCTGGGGAAAATCTAGGATTTGGTAAAGGGTGTAATTTAGGCATCCACTGGGTTTATGACCAAGACCCAGAAGCTATTATTTGGCTGATTAATCCCGATACCCTGATGCTGACGGATTCTTTGGCAAAAGTGCCGGACTTTTTTAGCAATCATCCCGAAGTTTCTATTTTAGGCACAATGGTTTATGAACCCAGTGGGGATGTTTGGTTTGGGGGAGGGGAATTTAATCGCTATACTGGGTCGATTATTATTAAAGATAATTTATTTTTGCACAATCCCGATGCTGAATATATTTCTTGTGCTTGGGTGACAGGCTGTAGTTTTTTACTGAATTTAAGAAAGTTTGATACTTGTCCCGAATTTGACCCAGATTATTTTTTATATTACGAGGATTTTGATTTTTGTCAGCGTTATGCTCAAAAAGGTCATGTTATAGCCATGACGAATCATCTGGCAGTGTTTCACCAACCTTCGCAAATTACTAATCAAAATTTATTCCATAAGTATTATCATAGTACCTATAGTTATTTATTCACGATTAACAAGTATTGTCATCCAGTTGTTTTCTGGTTGAGATTGCTCAGATTAGGGTTAAATGGTTTATGGTTTTTGCTGCGCGATTCGCTAAAGCGATCCGCCTTGCGGAATCGCGCAGTTGGGTTAGGTAAAATTAAGGGAATTTTGAGTTATCTTAAATCCGATAAAAATTACTCAGATAATCACCACAGAGACACAGAGAACACAAAGTAGTGGTAGGTTGCGTTAGGCGTGGTGTCGCTGCTAACACTACCACTACTTTATATGAGATTCCGCGATCGCATTTTAGTCGGAAATCAAAGCAGCCACAGAAATTTTGACATCGGGAAATGCTAATGGGGTAATTTCACCGTCGGTTAAGGTCATTTTTGAGGCATATTCCCCATGTCTGGGTTCGCGAAATACGATGAGTTCCCCACGCTTTAAATTCACTAACCAATATTCAGGAATTCCCGTTCCGCATAGATACGATATTTTAAGGTTGAGTCTTTTTCTAAACTGCTATTGGCATATTCAATTAACCAAAAAATATTTTCAGGATAGGGATGGTGGTTGAGATATTCTCGTCCCAAACGTTGCACAATAGCAATGTCTGGTTCGGGTTCGGAGTCGTTGGGCAATGTGATGGGTTTAGCTGGACTGACTAAGGCGCGGTAAGCGTCAGCTATGCCGTCAGGCTTATCGCCCAGTAAACGGGTCAAATATTCGCCAGCTTTAGTGCTGAAATAAGCGTGAGGAACTCCTTCTGGGGACATTTCTACAATTTCTCCATTGAGTAGTTCCACGGGGCGATCGTCGAGTAAGCCAGTTTCGACGATCTGGTGATAGTCTTCCATTGTCCATTTGGCCAAAGATATAGTCATGTTCGTTAACCATTGGAGTGGGTATTAATAATATAGTAGTCTACTGGGCAACGATGTATCCCATGAGTCGTTTCTTTATTCCATTAATTCGCGCAATCTAAGGGTAAATCCAGGCAGGGATTTAAATCCGTGGCTACAAGAACCAAGTCCGCTTTCTGGCGGACTAAAAACAATATAAAAGAGGATGGTAGATGAAACTACTGGAGAAATTTTTTGGTAAATTCTAGGATTTTTTATTGTTAATCTGCTCTTGGGATTGGGCGATCCTTACAGCATTTAATTCTCCATAATCGCCAGTA encodes:
- a CDS encoding AAA family ATPase; its protein translation is MLKRIYIDNFRCLVNFELNVDAINLFLGANGSGKSTVFEVLQKIQAFVSGDRKIEGIFKSSDCTRWQIAPLQRFELEIIGNGGSYKYELGIGHERDRCRVEYERLWYDNQPLLKFELGEVQLYRDNHSEGPQYSFDWSQSMLPSLMPRNDNTKLTWFRERIQRIIIVRMIPSLMADESNQEEMRLNTQMENFVSWYRYLSQDQGKVAEISNVLKDVLDGFNSFKFERVSEQNQVLKLRLAGGNNSNQLIEYRLGELSDGQKALVALYTMIYGTRSEDYTLCIDEPENFLALPEIQPWLIQLYDFCSERKLQTLLISHHPELINYLLASPIGYWFDRQSNAPVRLKRISIEVADNSGLPVSELIARGWLNEPA
- a CDS encoding glycosyltransferase; this encodes MTENQAESKPFIYFLTVNYYSSKLITSLLASLETQAKIPYKLIIVNNSPDDAEIEALNQEKTVILQAGENLGFGKGCNLGIHWVYDQDPEAIIWLINPDTLMLTDSLAKVPDFFSNHPEVSILGTMVYEPSGDVWFGGGEFNRYTGSIIIKDNLFLHNPDAEYISCAWVTGCSFLLNLRKFDTCPEFDPDYFLYYEDFDFCQRYAQKGHVIAMTNHLAVFHQPSQITNQNLFHKYYHSTYSYLFTINKYCHPVVFWLRLLRLGLNGLWFLLRDSLKRSALRNRAVGLGKIKGILSYLKSDKNYSDNHHRDTENTK
- a CDS encoding glucose-1-phosphate thymidylyltransferase, with translation MKAIILSGGKGTRLRPLTYSGAKQLVPVANKPILWYGIESIVAAGITDIGIIISPETGEEVKQVTGNGDSFGAKITYILQEQPAGLAHAVKIAQPFLGDSPFIMYLGDNIIEGSVDSFLTQFNQQNLDALILLRAVSNPSAFGVAKVDEKGRVLQLIEKPKEPPSNLALVGVYLFSSAIHEAIAQIKPSARGELEITDAIQRLIDLEKPVEACTLQGWWLDTGKKDDLLEANRIILDTQITPSVEGEIDDRSQVIGRVKIGAGTKVINSSIRGPAIIGENCYLENCFIGPYSSIANEATLIDADLEHSVILRGAKIDRIQQRLVDSVIGRRANLTVASRRPKALRFMIGDDSQVELF